The following are encoded together in the Arcticibacterium luteifluviistationis genome:
- a CDS encoding SusC/RagA family TonB-linked outer membrane protein produces MTKFKHYQRNLNHFLSLFWVIGFLTCGVAAPSFAAEKITDINARVTGKVVASSDNLGMPGVNVLVKGTQKGTFTDGDGNYTIDNVDANSTLVFSFIGFESQEVTVGSQTVINVTLQDDERLLDEVIVVGYGTAKKETLTGSVEQVTSEAFEDLAVGSPALALQGRTPGLVVSRSSSRPGDEGVSFLIRGASSINGISPLIVIDGIPSINASSFNDMNPNDIESVSVLKGGSASVYGSRAAGGVILVTTKKGKGDVKVELSSVFRMGTIGIRPPSPTMAEYGQLYLAAVDEDLASNKPPRYFFWNDRPTLERIASGEEGYYDLPINGNVWLGNSAKFDEMFGNSASNQTNLSVSGGTAKSNYRISAGYDKNVGGLKVADDTADKYNFSANYGIDISDRLSLNTNITYFKNSFSGPAAGLAREAATWDAPLFPSYNPDGQYYANFGGVNITGDRNAIAQVKDAGRENLTREQFKVSAQATYKLTDHLNLTGSYALSKQNSVWQRYAVSVPLYSWQGGFSNNINNTTFIEEGTGPNTADGNITYNNYKAVLNYTNSFGDHNVSGIVGIEAEKNILDEYYLRRNGFVDYGVYDINIGATDQLVSTSGGGSTWGAFGYIGRLNYDYKGKYLLELQGRRDGSSRFAEGSKWSNYGSVSAGWVLSKEDFLVDNDMISFLKIRGGYGELGSTSGIGDFGYLSTVGFGTTVFGQTNASQQATSRASSLFSSTTTWERIATTEFGVDFGLFGDKMFGSFDLYKKNNIGMLVRGILPQTLGTAAPFTNIGTLETKGWEAMLGWRNKIGKDLDLAISANMSDSRNEITKYDGAQSIVENLNAASAGRNILGKPINSFYLWETDGYFGSQEEVNAYYSSLNAGGILPSQTSNDALRPGDMRVVDSNGDGTLDTDDLTYMGDNATHYVYGLNFDLKYKNFDLSGFFQGVLNQQIYRTGYFAQPFQAEWQNQSNTWLGRTWTEDNTDAEFPRLTTQRGLSAWNYRSKDHILQNNRYLRLKSLIVGYNIRGVKLGKTSVDNIRIYLSGNDLFEFTSVKDGYDPEFRASTNESVYPFMRTWAAGLKISL; encoded by the coding sequence ATGACAAAATTTAAACATTATCAGAGAAATCTGAATCATTTCTTGAGTCTATTTTGGGTAATAGGCTTTCTTACTTGCGGAGTAGCTGCACCCTCATTTGCTGCTGAAAAAATAACAGACATTAATGCAAGGGTAACAGGTAAAGTAGTGGCTTCTAGTGATAATCTGGGAATGCCCGGAGTAAATGTTTTAGTAAAAGGAACCCAAAAAGGTACTTTTACTGATGGCGACGGAAACTATACTATAGATAATGTAGATGCCAATTCAACATTGGTTTTTAGCTTTATTGGTTTCGAAAGTCAAGAGGTTACAGTTGGCAGTCAAACAGTAATTAATGTTACTTTACAGGACGATGAACGATTACTTGATGAGGTTATCGTGGTAGGTTACGGAACGGCAAAAAAGGAAACCTTAACAGGTTCTGTTGAACAAGTTACATCAGAAGCATTTGAAGATTTAGCAGTAGGAAGCCCTGCTCTAGCTCTTCAAGGTAGAACGCCTGGGTTAGTGGTTAGTCGTTCTTCATCTAGACCTGGTGATGAAGGTGTTAGTTTCCTTATTAGAGGAGCCTCCTCTATTAATGGAATATCACCTCTTATTGTTATAGATGGAATACCTTCAATAAATGCATCATCTTTTAATGATATGAACCCAAATGACATTGAAAGTGTCAGCGTTTTAAAAGGTGGGTCTGCTTCAGTATATGGTTCTCGTGCTGCAGGTGGTGTTATTTTGGTTACTACTAAAAAAGGAAAAGGCGATGTTAAAGTTGAACTAAGTTCAGTTTTTCGTATGGGTACCATTGGTATTCGTCCACCATCACCAACAATGGCTGAATATGGACAGCTTTATTTAGCGGCAGTTGATGAAGATTTAGCATCTAATAAACCTCCTCGTTATTTCTTTTGGAATGATCGTCCAACGTTAGAAAGAATTGCTTCTGGTGAAGAAGGATATTATGATTTACCGATTAATGGAAACGTATGGTTAGGTAATTCAGCCAAGTTTGATGAAATGTTTGGTAATTCTGCATCTAATCAAACAAACCTTAGTGTATCTGGTGGTACTGCTAAAAGTAATTATCGTATATCTGCTGGCTATGATAAAAATGTTGGCGGTTTAAAAGTTGCAGATGATACTGCTGATAAATATAATTTCTCGGCAAATTATGGTATTGACATTAGCGATAGATTAAGCCTAAACACTAATATTACTTATTTTAAAAATAGTTTTTCTGGGCCTGCGGCAGGTTTAGCACGAGAAGCTGCAACTTGGGATGCTCCCTTATTTCCATCATATAATCCTGATGGACAGTACTATGCTAATTTTGGTGGTGTTAATATTACAGGTGATAGAAATGCCATAGCACAAGTTAAGGATGCTGGCCGTGAAAACTTGACTAGAGAGCAGTTTAAAGTATCAGCACAGGCTACTTATAAGTTAACTGACCATTTAAACCTTACCGGCTCTTATGCTCTTAGTAAGCAAAATAGCGTTTGGCAAAGATATGCAGTCTCGGTACCGCTATATAGTTGGCAAGGAGGTTTCTCGAATAATATAAATAATACAACTTTTATAGAAGAAGGAACTGGGCCTAATACGGCAGATGGTAACATAACCTATAACAATTATAAAGCAGTTTTAAACTATACCAACAGTTTTGGAGACCATAATGTGTCAGGAATAGTAGGTATAGAAGCAGAGAAAAATATACTTGATGAGTATTATTTGAGAAGAAATGGTTTTGTTGATTATGGCGTATACGATATAAATATTGGAGCAACTGATCAACTTGTTTCAACTTCAGGTGGGGGTAGTACTTGGGGAGCTTTTGGTTACATAGGACGTTTAAACTATGATTACAAAGGTAAGTATTTACTAGAATTACAAGGTAGACGTGATGGGTCTTCAAGATTTGCAGAAGGAAGTAAATGGTCTAACTATGGTAGTGTATCTGCTGGATGGGTTTTATCTAAAGAAGATTTCTTAGTAGATAATGATATGATATCCTTCTTGAAAATAAGAGGTGGTTATGGTGAATTAGGAAGTACCTCAGGTATTGGTGATTTCGGATATTTATCAACAGTTGGTTTTGGTACTACTGTTTTTGGTCAAACCAATGCTTCACAGCAGGCGACTTCAAGAGCCAGTAGTTTATTTAGTAGTACTACCACTTGGGAGCGTATTGCTACAACAGAATTTGGTGTAGACTTCGGATTGTTTGGGGATAAAATGTTTGGTTCATTTGACCTTTACAAAAAGAATAATATTGGAATGCTAGTTAGAGGGATTTTGCCTCAAACGCTAGGAACAGCGGCTCCATTCACTAACATAGGAACTTTGGAGACAAAAGGATGGGAAGCAATGTTAGGCTGGAGAAATAAAATTGGTAAAGATTTGGACTTGGCTATAAGTGCTAATATGAGTGATAGCAGAAACGAAATCACTAAGTATGATGGAGCACAATCTATTGTAGAGAACTTAAATGCAGCAAGTGCGGGTCGAAACATTTTAGGAAAACCAATTAACTCATTTTATTTATGGGAAACTGATGGGTATTTTGGCTCTCAAGAAGAAGTGAATGCTTATTATTCAAGTCTTAACGCTGGAGGAATATTACCTTCACAAACCTCTAATGATGCTTTACGTCCTGGAGATATGCGAGTTGTAGACTCTAATGGTGACGGAACTCTTGACACGGATGATTTAACATATATGGGCGATAATGCTACCCATTATGTATATGGTTTAAATTTTGATTTAAAGTATAAAAACTTTGATTTAAGTGGTTTTTTCCAAGGAGTTCTTAATCAGCAAATCTATAGAACAGGTTATTTTGCTCAACCTTTTCAGGCAGAATGGCAGAACCAATCTAACACTTGGTTAGGTAGAACATGGACAGAAGATAACACAGACGCAGAGTTTCCTAGATTAACAACGCAACGTGGATTGTCTGCCTGGAACTACAGAAGTAAAGATCATATATTACAAAACAACAGATATTTGAGATTGAAATCTCTAATTGTAGGTTATAACATTAGAGGCGTAAAGTTGGGTAAAACATCTGTTGATAACATTAGAATTTATTTGTCAGGAAATGATTTGTTTGAGTTTACTAGTGTAAAAGACGGTTATGACCCAGAATTTAGAGCAAGTACAAATGAAAGTGTTTATCCATTTATGCGTACCTGGGCAGCGGGCTTAAAAATATCTCTTTAA